In Agarivorans gilvus, one genomic interval encodes:
- a CDS encoding AAA family ATPase, with protein MAQLGKLFFFCGKMGAGKSTRSKALAKQQQAILISEDEWLAAHYPQQINSFDDYINLSRQIKPFIKQHVQQLLATGCAVVMDFPANTRQQRSWFLTLCAELGCEHQLIYLNLSDRQCLAQLAQRRIEQPERAQFDTETMFHHVSSYFEAPSEAEGANIQQCLGG; from the coding sequence ATGGCACAACTAGGCAAATTATTTTTCTTCTGCGGTAAAATGGGCGCGGGAAAGTCGACCCGCTCTAAAGCACTCGCCAAGCAACAGCAGGCGATTCTCATATCTGAAGATGAGTGGTTAGCGGCGCATTACCCTCAGCAAATCAACAGCTTTGACGACTACATCAACTTATCTCGGCAAATAAAGCCCTTTATTAAACAACATGTACAACAGCTATTAGCGACTGGCTGCGCTGTGGTAATGGATTTCCCGGCTAATACTCGCCAACAACGTAGCTGGTTTTTAACACTATGCGCGGAGCTCGGTTGTGAGCATCAACTTATTTACTTAAATCTGAGTGATCGGCAATGCTTAGCGCAGCTCGCGCAACGTCGTATTGAGCAGCCTGAGCGAGCCCAATTTGATACTGAAACCATGTTTCACCATGTATCCAGCTATTTTGAAGCGCCAAGCGAAGCAGAAGGCGCAAACATCCAACAATGCTTAGGCGGATAA
- a CDS encoding DUF2061 domain-containing protein, translating into MTQVKTASFAVIHFNVAFSVTYLLTGDAFIGGLMATVEPTINSFAYFFHEKVWLAKMRTQNHVVCA; encoded by the coding sequence ATGACCCAAGTAAAAACCGCGAGTTTCGCCGTTATACACTTTAATGTGGCCTTCAGCGTGACTTACTTGTTAACTGGTGATGCCTTTATCGGTGGCCTAATGGCAACCGTAGAGCCAACAATTAACTCTTTTGCCTACTTCTTCCATGAAAAAGTGTGGTTAGCCAAAATGCGGACTCAAAACCACGTAGTTTGTGCTTAA
- a CDS encoding S8 family serine peptidase: protein MQFIKFLGFDAVKWLLLLTVFVVPPALASVDKQPQLRPGTVLYKINKNAQADELKGLNALLKSQGLIKQKILNGSQITIATFQDHGRETAIAKILKHSGYVEFAEPDYALPPSLQANDPDFALQWHHNNAKTALAWDVATGSNAVLVAVCDTGFDVNHPDLAANLRTDLAFNAQDGSNYIHDANGHGSGTAGTLGAVGNNATGVAGVNWHVDIIPVRIAISDSNSSAYISTMATCIEYAADNGARVVNLSYGGIQYSSIDAAAQYLRARNGLLFMSAGNDGREFSTYPDYISFVGVAATDKNDNRASFSNWGTYVDITAPGVSIRTTYKNGQYVYYSGTSFSSPLVAGVAALMVAANPAITVSELENGLFSTATDIGTAGDDNVYGHGLVNAQAAVNYALNLGNSVAPVATIDVANNSVPYGTAIELSALSSYDEDGSIVSYQWNLGDGTSSNQVELSHLYAAAGTYQVSLTVTDNDGLSGSATQLVQVTNNLPVAVINDLAASYPINQSIAFNASASSDSDGYISLYEWDFGNGATATGETVDYAYASAGDYIVTLTLTDNAGGMNSATVSIQITDPNVLNAPSSLSASVEAAIVTLNWLDNSSTEDHFIIERGVKYRGKLRFEQIATLSADSTTFQDAVPDSGEYSYRVKAVNSYDEAYSDTIKVTVDTGGAVPPEPEPGAMSAPSKLSAVQTGALVELNWQDNSSDELGFYIERGEKTKGQIQFSRIAVVVAGISSFADDVSSLASGNYAYRVQAYQDGEVSDFSNVVELRIK, encoded by the coding sequence ATGCAATTTATCAAATTTTTAGGCTTTGATGCTGTTAAATGGCTTCTGCTATTAACAGTCTTTGTAGTACCTCCAGCCTTAGCTAGCGTAGATAAGCAACCGCAACTCCGACCCGGCACGGTGCTTTATAAAATCAATAAGAATGCTCAAGCGGACGAGCTTAAAGGATTGAACGCGCTGCTTAAAAGCCAAGGACTGATTAAACAAAAAATATTAAATGGCAGCCAAATCACTATCGCTACCTTCCAAGATCATGGGCGTGAAACAGCGATTGCTAAGATACTCAAGCACAGTGGCTATGTGGAATTTGCCGAGCCTGATTACGCCTTACCGCCCAGCTTGCAAGCTAATGATCCAGATTTTGCGCTGCAATGGCACCATAACAATGCCAAAACCGCCCTAGCTTGGGATGTGGCCACCGGTAGTAACGCAGTATTAGTAGCGGTGTGTGATACTGGATTCGACGTTAACCACCCAGATCTTGCTGCCAACCTGCGAACCGATTTGGCCTTCAATGCTCAAGATGGCTCTAACTATATTCATGATGCCAACGGTCATGGCAGCGGTACAGCGGGTACCCTGGGTGCGGTGGGCAATAACGCTACTGGTGTGGCCGGAGTCAATTGGCATGTAGACATTATTCCAGTTCGCATCGCTATTAGTGATAGCAACAGCTCTGCTTACATCTCTACTATGGCGACTTGTATTGAATACGCCGCGGATAATGGGGCGCGTGTGGTCAACCTCAGTTACGGCGGTATTCAATATTCCTCCATTGACGCAGCGGCGCAGTATTTACGCGCACGAAACGGTTTATTGTTTATGTCTGCCGGCAACGATGGTCGCGAGTTTAGCACTTATCCAGACTACATCAGTTTTGTCGGTGTGGCAGCTACAGATAAAAACGACAACCGTGCTAGCTTCTCAAACTGGGGCACATACGTTGATATTACCGCGCCAGGGGTAAGCATTCGTACCACCTATAAAAACGGCCAATATGTTTACTACAGCGGCACTTCGTTCTCATCGCCACTGGTAGCGGGTGTGGCGGCGCTAATGGTAGCGGCTAACCCCGCGATTACAGTCAGTGAGCTTGAAAATGGATTGTTTTCCACCGCGACGGATATTGGCACAGCTGGCGATGACAACGTTTATGGGCATGGCTTGGTAAATGCTCAAGCCGCGGTAAATTACGCCTTAAATCTGGGCAATAGCGTCGCACCAGTCGCCACTATTGATGTAGCTAATAACTCAGTACCTTATGGCACTGCGATAGAATTAAGCGCCCTATCGTCTTATGATGAAGATGGCAGCATCGTGTCTTACCAGTGGAACTTGGGTGATGGCACCAGCTCAAATCAAGTAGAGCTCAGCCACCTCTATGCGGCGGCGGGTACTTACCAAGTGAGTTTAACGGTCACCGATAATGATGGCCTAAGTGGCAGTGCTACACAATTGGTTCAAGTCACTAACAACCTACCTGTTGCCGTTATCAATGACTTAGCCGCGAGTTACCCTATCAACCAAAGCATTGCTTTTAACGCTTCGGCCTCTAGCGATAGTGATGGTTACATTAGCCTCTATGAATGGGATTTTGGCAACGGAGCAACAGCCACAGGAGAAACGGTGGATTATGCCTACGCTTCAGCAGGAGATTACATTGTTACGCTTACTCTAACCGACAATGCGGGTGGCATGAATAGCGCTACGGTGAGTATTCAAATTACCGATCCTAATGTACTTAACGCGCCCAGTAGTTTAAGCGCTTCAGTTGAAGCGGCGATTGTCACTTTGAACTGGTTAGATAACAGCAGCACTGAAGACCACTTTATTATTGAAAGAGGCGTGAAATACCGAGGCAAACTACGCTTTGAGCAAATAGCCACCTTGAGTGCAGACTCCACCACTTTCCAAGATGCGGTGCCAGACAGTGGTGAATATAGCTATCGGGTTAAAGCGGTCAATAGCTACGATGAAGCGTATTCAGACACCATTAAGGTCACGGTGGATACCGGTGGTGCTGTGCCTCCCGAGCCAGAGCCAGGAGCAATGTCTGCACCTAGTAAGCTAAGCGCTGTACAAACTGGTGCGCTGGTTGAGCTTAACTGGCAGGATAATTCTTCCGACGAGTTGGGCTTTTATATTGAACGCGGTGAAAAAACCAAAGGGCAAATCCAGTTTTCTCGTATTGCGGTGGTCGTTGCGGGGATCTCGTCATTTGCCGATGATGTCAGTTCACTCGCCTCTGGCAACTATGCCTACCGCGTACAGGCCTATCAAGATGGAGAAGTCTCGGATTTCAGCAATGTGGTAGAGCTGCGTATTAAGTAG